From Haloarcula sp. CBA1127, a single genomic window includes:
- a CDS encoding helix-turn-helix domain-containing protein, with the protein MRNTGDQGSATEANQPVDGAGYGPASPSETDGTPREKSLGVDLCLSHPELVLTEAVESSPDITVRPEQMVDDGTSSFLVIEAVGESLDQFETELKGDSTVCEPVVLDWTETNRVYRVEVADSAVRLTPSLVRAGGRVLDIEGAGGQWQVQAQFRSRAALSQFRSECSERNITFRLDRLYWTSGEVNAGVCGLTADQQVALETAHREGYFDVPRGISQAELADKLDISPSAMSQRIRRGMDQVVGSELGLSDE; encoded by the coding sequence ATGCGCAACACCGGCGACCAGGGGTCGGCAACTGAGGCAAACCAGCCAGTCGATGGTGCTGGATACGGGCCGGCAAGCCCATCAGAGACGGATGGGACACCACGGGAGAAAAGCCTCGGTGTCGATCTGTGTTTGAGTCATCCGGAGCTGGTTCTGACGGAGGCAGTCGAGAGCAGTCCGGACATAACAGTCCGTCCGGAACAGATGGTTGACGACGGGACGTCGAGTTTTCTGGTGATAGAGGCCGTCGGTGAGAGTCTTGACCAGTTCGAAACAGAACTGAAGGGGGATAGCACGGTATGCGAGCCCGTCGTGTTAGACTGGACGGAGACGAACCGCGTCTATCGGGTCGAGGTGGCCGACAGCGCCGTCCGACTCACGCCCTCGCTCGTCCGCGCCGGTGGACGGGTGCTCGACATCGAAGGGGCGGGTGGACAGTGGCAGGTACAGGCGCAGTTTCGGTCGCGAGCAGCACTGTCGCAGTTCCGATCTGAGTGTTCTGAACGGAATATCACGTTTAGACTTGATCGACTGTACTGGACCTCTGGGGAGGTAAACGCCGGCGTATGCGGACTGACCGCAGACCAGCAAGTCGCGCTTGAGACGGCACACAGAGAGGGGTACTTCGACGTGCCCCGTGGCATCTCACAGGCTGAGCTGGCGGACAAACTCGACATTTCGCCATCGGCGATGTCACAGCGGATTCGGCGGGGGATGGATCAGGTCGTTGGGTCGGAGCTCGGATTATCCGATGAGTAA
- a CDS encoding DUF2089 domain-containing protein: MGDPACYRDYCPACDAQVTITDGECPDCGTSLESYES; encoded by the coding sequence ATGGGCGACCCAGCGTGTTACCGCGACTACTGCCCTGCATGTGACGCGCAGGTAACGATCACTGACGGTGAGTGTCCGGACTGTGGGACGAGCTTAGAGTCGTACGAGTCATAG
- a CDS encoding universal stress protein: MVFLVPFDGSPLADAALDRAVSYAAALDEDVVAVAFIPTGADYAERRRRVDPTEDFAAETAADDLRRKIEEATDDSELRYDDVSAHSTSELSTTIRQTARDVDASVVFLGSDDTEDIVVPIGEVTDGEDYDIHIVRRT, from the coding sequence ATGGTATTTCTCGTTCCCTTCGACGGGTCACCGCTCGCAGACGCCGCGCTCGACCGTGCCGTTTCCTACGCCGCGGCCCTCGACGAGGACGTCGTCGCCGTCGCGTTCATCCCGACCGGGGCCGACTACGCCGAGCGCCGCCGTCGCGTCGACCCGACCGAGGACTTCGCCGCCGAAACCGCCGCTGACGACCTCCGGCGCAAGATCGAGGAGGCGACCGACGACTCTGAACTCCGCTACGACGACGTAAGCGCTCACTCCACCAGCGAACTGTCGACGACGATCAGACAGACCGCCCGCGATGTCGACGCCAGCGTCGTGTTCCTCGGCAGCGACGACACTGAGGACATCGTCGTCCCTATCGGCGAAGTCACAGACGGCGAAGACTACGATATCCACATCGTCCGCCGGACTTGA
- a CDS encoding DUF4330 family protein, with amino-acid sequence MADSRSSALLDEDGNLFGLVNVVDALAALLVIAVVVAGAALVLQPEPEPPAPNTTNVTLDLGTQPEYIVTEITEGDTYSPNGNSEITITDVHLTPQGNQTRVILRATLQGPPNGNSLTYANAPPRLGRPLTIATSRYEVDGQIRAVGGDNSFTQEDTTVVLRDTMATAEARDVTPGDEIRLAGRTVATIEDVAAYSGENTTEQTVFVEAELDTHTQQSDHRFGGTQVRRGQTVTLPAEDYTLNGRIEQVGSGLRSATADVLLKTTVDAETANRLAAGDIATVAGYEAAEVRTVTTYATQNPDRKRIFVGLSLATLENGGQQQFGSTTVQRGNNITVSTESYELSGTIDRVGALEPRGTLTNRTVTLRMTDIRADMADEIRPGMTETSGGTTVARVSRVSTEPSIIITTGDNGTVNVVDHPYLRDVTITTELRVRETTSGVQFKSEPVQQGSTVVINLGTITIEATVVSIGL; translated from the coding sequence ATGGCAGATAGTCGTTCGTCGGCCCTCCTCGACGAGGATGGAAACCTCTTCGGCCTCGTCAACGTCGTTGATGCACTGGCCGCCCTGCTCGTCATTGCGGTCGTTGTGGCAGGCGCCGCACTTGTCCTCCAACCGGAGCCAGAGCCACCTGCTCCGAACACTACCAACGTCACCCTCGATCTCGGGACACAACCTGAATACATCGTCACAGAAATCACCGAAGGAGATACGTACAGTCCAAACGGTAATTCAGAGATCACGATTACGGACGTCCACCTGACACCGCAGGGCAACCAGACACGTGTCATCTTACGCGCTACGCTTCAGGGACCGCCTAACGGGAACAGTCTCACATATGCAAATGCGCCCCCGCGCCTCGGGCGACCGCTAACCATCGCGACGAGTCGATACGAAGTAGACGGTCAGATTCGTGCAGTGGGTGGTGACAACAGTTTCACTCAGGAAGACACGACGGTAGTTCTCAGAGACACCATGGCCACCGCCGAAGCGCGAGACGTCACCCCCGGTGATGAGATCCGACTCGCTGGCCGCACTGTTGCGACCATCGAAGACGTGGCTGCATACTCAGGTGAAAACACGACTGAACAGACCGTCTTTGTCGAAGCTGAACTCGACACCCACACTCAGCAATCTGACCATCGGTTCGGCGGGACACAGGTCCGGCGCGGGCAGACAGTCACGCTCCCGGCCGAGGACTACACGCTCAATGGCCGTATTGAACAAGTCGGCAGCGGTCTCCGATCGGCGACTGCCGACGTGCTGCTCAAGACGACTGTTGACGCCGAAACGGCTAATCGTCTCGCTGCCGGCGACATCGCCACCGTTGCCGGGTACGAGGCAGCCGAAGTACGAACGGTCACGACGTACGCGACACAGAACCCCGACCGCAAACGCATATTCGTCGGTCTCTCGCTGGCGACCCTCGAAAACGGCGGTCAGCAACAGTTCGGCAGCACCACCGTCCAGCGTGGAAACAACATCACCGTCTCGACCGAGAGCTACGAACTCTCCGGCACCATCGACCGCGTCGGCGCACTCGAACCACGTGGGACACTCACTAATCGGACAGTAACGCTGCGGATGACAGATATTCGCGCGGACATGGCCGACGAAATTAGGCCCGGCATGACCGAAACCAGTGGTGGGACGACGGTCGCCCGCGTGAGTCGCGTCAGCACTGAACCATCTATCATCATTACGACGGGCGACAACGGCACGGTAAACGTCGTCGATCACCCGTATCTGCGCGATGTCACCATCACGACTGAACTCCGGGTCCGTGAAACGACAAGCGGTGTGCAGTTCAAAAGCGAGCCCGTGCAGCAGGGCTCGACAGTCGTCATCAACCTCGGGACGATCACTATCGAAGCGACGGTCGTGAGTATCGGTCTCTGA
- a CDS encoding HTH domain-containing protein: protein MSDTTPTPHIELYVRSMLPDGAHERQEAVIDRLQTLDENDHIDEFNVIVWGKQIAPQSAAARTEEGKYILNRVAEFKQWALSNNVSLESFYQDTTVDSEVAASAYDAMSLPIMGLAEYDGSELVHVAPCTKDDVVHTIMDRLERLEAGQPPALDQERGGVSVV from the coding sequence ATGAGTGATACTACGCCGACACCTCACATCGAGCTGTATGTCCGGTCGATGCTGCCCGATGGCGCACACGAACGGCAGGAAGCTGTCATCGACCGTCTCCAGACACTCGACGAGAACGACCACATCGACGAGTTCAACGTTATCGTCTGGGGCAAACAGATCGCGCCGCAGTCGGCCGCCGCACGGACGGAAGAAGGCAAGTACATTCTGAACCGTGTCGCCGAGTTCAAGCAGTGGGCACTGAGCAACAACGTCTCGCTCGAATCGTTCTATCAGGACACGACCGTGGATTCAGAAGTGGCGGCGTCGGCGTACGACGCCATGTCGCTGCCCATCATGGGGCTGGCTGAGTACGACGGCAGCGAACTCGTCCATGTCGCACCGTGTACGAAAGACGACGTCGTCCATACGATCATGGACCGTCTCGAACGTCTCGAAGCGGGCCAGCCACCCGCTCTCGATCAGGAGCGCGGCGGCGTGAGCGTTGTCTAA
- a CDS encoding CBS domain-containing protein: MDIADIATREFVEVDANKRLGKVRSIFERENPKGIIVTEDDDYTGVITQKQLVQSHVEDNAKAGAMTRSAPKVERTDDVREVARVLVEGGVKLAPVFEAGELWGIVTEDDILDAVLDNLDALSVEDIYTRDVITVSEDTNVGQVVNLLRKHGISRLPVLGDDDGLTGMVTRHDIVDVVVRDMNKTTRGDRSGEIERVLDMPVYDVMSSPVETAKLGDSVEDAVARMLENDFAGLVVTPEDDDTHVAGILTKTDVLRALTYTEEEHMDVQITNIKLLDTISRADIRADIEAVADKYGAMQVQHAHVRFHEHKEKLRGTPLIQCQIRLRTNKGQAAGSGEGYGAETAFNVALDKLERNVLELKGVQADEEYRGQLLRKLGEL; encoded by the coding sequence ATGGATATTGCTGATATCGCCACCAGAGAATTTGTCGAGGTTGACGCCAACAAGCGCTTGGGGAAAGTCCGGTCTATCTTCGAACGCGAGAATCCCAAGGGTATCATCGTCACGGAAGACGATGACTACACTGGCGTGATCACGCAGAAACAGCTGGTCCAGTCCCATGTCGAGGACAACGCGAAAGCGGGGGCGATGACGCGCTCGGCACCGAAGGTCGAGCGCACCGATGACGTACGCGAAGTCGCGCGCGTCCTGGTCGAGGGTGGAGTCAAGCTCGCGCCGGTGTTCGAGGCGGGCGAGCTCTGGGGTATCGTCACCGAGGACGATATCCTCGACGCGGTTCTCGACAACCTCGACGCGCTGAGCGTCGAGGATATCTACACGCGAGACGTCATCACGGTGTCCGAGGACACCAACGTCGGGCAAGTCGTGAACCTCCTCCGGAAGCACGGTATCTCCCGGCTTCCGGTGCTCGGTGACGACGATGGCCTGACCGGGATGGTCACGCGCCACGATATTGTCGATGTCGTCGTCCGAGACATGAACAAGACGACGCGGGGCGACCGCTCCGGCGAGATTGAGCGCGTGCTCGATATGCCCGTCTACGACGTGATGAGCAGTCCGGTAGAGACGGCGAAACTCGGCGACTCCGTCGAGGACGCCGTCGCGCGGATGCTCGAAAACGACTTCGCCGGGCTCGTCGTCACGCCGGAAGACGACGACACCCATGTCGCCGGCATCCTCACGAAGACCGACGTGCTCCGTGCGCTGACCTACACCGAAGAAGAACACATGGACGTCCAGATTACGAACATCAAGCTGCTGGACACTATCTCCCGTGCGGATATCCGTGCCGACATCGAGGCGGTCGCGGACAAGTACGGGGCGATGCAGGTCCAGCACGCCCACGTCCGGTTCCACGAGCACAAGGAGAAGCTCCGTGGCACGCCGCTCATCCAGTGTCAGATCCGACTGCGGACCAACAAGGGCCAGGCGGCCGGCTCAGGCGAAGGCTACGGCGCTGAAACCGCGTTCAACGTCGCGCTCGACAAGCTAGAGCGTAACGTCCTCGAACTGAAAGGCGTCCAGGCCGACGAGGAGTACCGCGGCCAGCTCCTCCGCAAACTCGGCGAACTATAA
- the phoU gene encoding phosphate signaling complex protein PhoU yields MPRDSYQEGLNSLREDVLYMSEIVLERLRLGLDALEQKDEEMAREVIEGDHEINQLYLDLEQDCIDLLALQQPVASDLRFIAASFKIITDLERIGDLATNLGEYSLTAERDVYPEVDIQDVADVTIEMVENAMEAYRDQDADQCYTIADIDDEVDERCEAASEMVVRDLIEREIDADSSEAEIEQLMADVSRLLLTIRDIERVGDHAVNIAARTLYMVENDDDLIY; encoded by the coding sequence ATGCCACGCGATTCCTATCAGGAGGGACTGAACTCGCTCCGCGAGGACGTCCTCTATATGTCAGAGATCGTCCTCGAACGGCTCCGGCTTGGTCTGGACGCGCTCGAACAGAAAGACGAAGAGATGGCCCGAGAGGTCATCGAGGGCGACCACGAAATCAATCAGCTGTATCTCGACCTCGAACAGGACTGTATCGACCTGCTGGCGCTGCAACAGCCGGTCGCGTCCGACCTCCGCTTTATCGCTGCGTCGTTCAAGATCATCACCGACCTCGAACGCATCGGTGACCTCGCCACGAACCTCGGCGAGTACTCGCTCACTGCTGAACGCGATGTGTACCCCGAAGTCGACATTCAGGATGTCGCCGACGTGACCATCGAGATGGTCGAAAACGCCATGGAAGCCTACCGCGACCAGGACGCCGACCAGTGCTATACCATCGCCGACATCGACGACGAGGTCGACGAACGGTGTGAGGCGGCCTCCGAGATGGTCGTTCGTGACCTCATCGAGCGCGAAATCGACGCCGACTCCAGCGAAGCCGAAATCGAGCAACTGATGGCTGACGTGTCCCGGCTCCTGCTGACGATTCGTGACATCGAGCGCGTCGGGGACCACGCGGTCAACATCGCCGCGCGGACGCTGTACATGGTCGAGAACGACGACGACCTCATCTACTGA
- the trkA gene encoding Trk system potassium transporter TrkA, whose translation MYIVIVGAGEVGSNIAESLAESHEVAVVDIDPDRVESLMYEADVLGVEGDGAELDTLSEAGIEKADVLIASTDDDETNIVTCGTAITAADPFTISRVKSAKFLRTWEKSGGAFGVDHMVATNLLTAENIARVIGLPGSRDVETFVDGQVQMGEFEVRESSPIADQTVAEADRYESLTFAAVLRGDEVIIPRGETVIREGDDIIVIGSCESVRLFATEIAPESKTTQNVLIVGGSDVGYHTARLLQDRGIKPRLIEQDHDRARELAEDLQGTTVLESDATDSEFLEREHVSDADAVVATLDSDEKNLLVTLLAKRLGAERTVAVVNSGEYVDLFEAVGVDVAVNPRETTAEEITRFTREYDATKVAIIESDRAEVLEIEIAADSVLAGRPIQESVQELPTGVVIGAISRDGELVIPRGDTVIEPGDHVVVFVDADCLEAVNDKL comes from the coding sequence GTGTATATCGTAATCGTCGGCGCGGGCGAGGTCGGTTCGAACATCGCCGAAAGCCTCGCGGAAAGCCACGAAGTCGCCGTCGTAGATATCGATCCTGACCGTGTGGAGAGCCTGATGTACGAGGCCGATGTGCTCGGTGTCGAAGGGGATGGTGCGGAACTCGACACGCTCTCGGAGGCCGGTATCGAGAAAGCCGACGTACTCATCGCCAGCACCGACGATGACGAGACGAATATCGTCACCTGTGGGACGGCGATAACGGCCGCTGACCCGTTCACTATTTCCCGCGTCAAGAGCGCGAAGTTCCTCCGGACCTGGGAGAAATCCGGGGGCGCTTTCGGCGTCGACCACATGGTTGCGACAAACCTGCTTACTGCGGAGAATATCGCCCGAGTAATCGGGCTTCCAGGCTCGCGGGACGTGGAAACATTCGTCGACGGACAGGTCCAGATGGGTGAGTTCGAGGTGCGTGAATCCAGTCCGATTGCGGACCAGACCGTTGCGGAGGCCGACCGCTACGAGTCACTAACCTTCGCTGCCGTGTTGCGCGGTGACGAAGTCATTATCCCACGCGGCGAGACCGTTATCAGGGAAGGTGACGACATCATCGTCATCGGTAGTTGCGAAAGCGTTCGTCTGTTTGCAACTGAAATCGCACCGGAGTCAAAGACGACGCAGAATGTCCTCATCGTCGGCGGAAGCGACGTCGGCTATCACACCGCACGACTGCTTCAGGATCGCGGTATCAAGCCACGGCTCATCGAGCAAGACCACGACAGGGCGCGCGAACTCGCGGAGGACCTGCAGGGAACAACCGTACTGGAAAGTGATGCAACGGATAGCGAATTCCTCGAACGGGAACACGTCTCAGACGCCGACGCCGTGGTTGCGACACTCGATAGCGACGAAAAGAACCTCTTGGTGACACTGCTGGCCAAGCGGCTCGGTGCGGAGCGAACCGTCGCCGTCGTCAACTCCGGCGAGTACGTCGACCTGTTTGAGGCCGTCGGCGTCGACGTGGCGGTCAATCCCCGCGAGACGACCGCCGAAGAGATCACGCGGTTCACCCGAGAGTACGACGCGACAAAGGTGGCTATCATCGAATCCGACCGCGCCGAGGTACTGGAAATCGAGATAGCCGCCGACAGCGTCCTCGCTGGGCGACCGATCCAGGAGTCGGTACAGGAACTGCCGACCGGCGTGGTCATCGGGGCCATCAGCCGCGACGGCGAACTGGTCATCCCCCGTGGTGATACCGTCATCGAACCCGGCGATCACGTCGTGGTGTTCGTCGACGCTGACTGCCTGGAAGCGGTCAACGACAAATTGTAG
- the radB gene encoding DNA repair and recombination protein RadB: MSEYVPTGCDAIDELLGGGLERGAVTQVYGPPAAGKTNFALSAVMEVAAAGDAALYIDTEGLSADRMEQVASGRARGTAQTVDDLAGRLIITEALDYDEQAEAVQDAAEFAAEVELIVLDSATGFYRLRRDDEDGGETLRDVARQITHLLSLARKHDIAVLYTNQVFTDPDSDRSTALGGHTLNHWSGAIVRLDRFRGGNRRATLEKHRAKPAGDTAQFRITDSGLVGDDTPETPQ, encoded by the coding sequence GTGAGCGAGTACGTCCCGACCGGGTGTGACGCGATTGACGAACTCTTGGGTGGTGGGCTGGAGCGCGGTGCGGTCACGCAGGTGTACGGCCCGCCAGCGGCCGGCAAGACAAATTTCGCCCTCTCGGCGGTGATGGAAGTCGCCGCCGCTGGCGACGCGGCACTGTACATCGACACCGAAGGGCTCTCGGCTGACCGGATGGAGCAGGTCGCCAGCGGCCGCGCACGCGGGACGGCTCAGACTGTGGATGACCTCGCCGGCCGGCTCATCATCACGGAGGCGCTGGACTACGACGAGCAGGCCGAGGCCGTGCAGGACGCCGCCGAGTTCGCCGCCGAGGTCGAACTTATCGTGCTGGACAGCGCGACCGGGTTCTACCGGCTCCGCCGGGATGACGAGGACGGTGGCGAGACGCTACGGGACGTGGCCCGCCAGATTACCCACCTGCTCTCGCTGGCCCGCAAACACGACATCGCCGTCCTGTACACGAATCAGGTGTTCACCGACCCGGACAGCGACCGCTCGACGGCGCTTGGTGGCCACACCCTGAACCACTGGTCGGGCGCTATCGTCCGTCTGGACCGGTTCCGTGGCGGCAACCGACGCGCCACGCTGGAGAAACACCGCGCCAAACCGGCCGGCGATACGGCTCAGTTCCGCATCACTGACTCGGGACTGGTGGGCGACGACACGCCCGAAACGCCGCAGTAG
- a CDS encoding CDC48 family AAA ATPase, with product MNEVQLEVAKAYPNDSGRGIARLDPDTLLHLKLSPGDIIEIEGSDTTAAKVWRADRQDWNTDTVRIDGFTRQNADVGIGERVTIRKAEAEKADKLVLAPPEEASVQFGSDAAGMVKRQILKRPVVERDIVPVMSSTNHPFMRSPGQAIPLIAVETEPEGVCLITEDTEVELREEPISGFEKTGGGITYEDIGGLQNEIQRVREMVELPMKHPQIFKKLGIEPPQGVLLHGPPGTGKTLLAKAVANETSASFFSIAGPEIISKYYGESEQQLREIFEDASEESPSIIFIDELDSIAPKREDVTGEVERRVVAQLLTMMDGLESRGQVIVIAATNRVDSVDPALRRPGRFDREIEIGVPDEVGREEILQIHTRGMPLSDDVNLAKLATDTHGFVGADIESLTKEAAMKALRRYLPEIDLDEEDIPPSLIDRMIIKRDDFKGALNEVSPSAMREVLVELPKMSWDNVGGLSGPKEQVQEAVEWPMNSPEKFERMGVTPPSGVLLYGPPGTGKTLMAKAVANETDANFISVRGPQLLSKWVGESEKAIRQTFRKARQVAPTIIFFDELDSLAPGRGGEMGSNVSERVVNQLLTELDGLEEMEDVMVIGATNRPDMIDPALIRSGRFDRLVMIGEPDVEGREQILKIHTDDTPLSPDVSLRELAEVSDGFVGSDLESIAREAAIEALREDDDAAEVEMRHFRQAMDSVRPTITDDIREYYEQMEEEFRGGSSPQRQAGSGGRIGFQ from the coding sequence ATGAACGAAGTCCAATTGGAAGTGGCGAAAGCGTACCCGAACGATTCGGGGCGCGGTATCGCCAGACTCGACCCCGATACGTTGCTGCACCTCAAGCTCTCTCCCGGCGACATCATCGAGATCGAAGGGAGCGATACGACCGCGGCCAAGGTGTGGCGGGCTGACCGGCAGGACTGGAACACTGACACCGTCCGCATCGACGGCTTCACGCGCCAGAACGCCGACGTGGGCATCGGCGAGCGCGTCACCATCCGGAAGGCCGAGGCCGAGAAGGCCGACAAGCTCGTCCTCGCGCCGCCCGAAGAAGCGTCGGTCCAGTTTGGTTCCGACGCCGCCGGCATGGTTAAGCGGCAGATATTGAAACGGCCGGTCGTCGAGCGCGACATCGTCCCGGTGATGTCATCGACGAATCATCCGTTCATGCGTTCGCCCGGGCAGGCCATCCCGCTCATCGCCGTCGAGACAGAGCCCGAGGGCGTCTGTCTCATCACCGAGGACACCGAGGTGGAACTCCGCGAGGAACCGATCTCCGGCTTCGAGAAGACCGGCGGCGGCATCACCTACGAGGACATCGGCGGGCTGCAAAACGAGATCCAGCGGGTGCGAGAGATGGTCGAGTTGCCGATGAAACACCCTCAGATCTTCAAGAAGCTCGGCATCGAGCCGCCACAGGGGGTCCTGCTCCACGGCCCGCCCGGCACCGGGAAGACGCTGCTTGCGAAGGCTGTCGCCAACGAGACCTCTGCTAGTTTCTTCTCTATTGCCGGCCCCGAGATCATCTCGAAGTACTACGGTGAGTCCGAACAGCAGTTACGCGAGATCTTCGAGGACGCGAGCGAGGAATCGCCCTCGATCATCTTCATCGACGAGCTGGATTCCATCGCGCCCAAGCGCGAGGACGTAACCGGTGAGGTCGAGCGCCGTGTCGTCGCCCAGCTACTGACAATGATGGACGGCCTCGAATCACGAGGGCAGGTCATCGTCATCGCCGCGACGAATCGCGTCGACAGTGTCGACCCAGCGCTGCGCCGTCCCGGCCGCTTCGACCGCGAGATCGAGATCGGCGTGCCGGACGAGGTCGGTCGCGAGGAAATCCTCCAGATCCACACCCGCGGTATGCCGCTGTCCGACGACGTGAACCTCGCGAAGCTGGCGACGGACACGCATGGCTTCGTCGGGGCCGACATCGAGAGTCTTACGAAGGAGGCCGCGATGAAGGCGCTCCGCCGCTACCTCCCCGAGATCGATCTGGACGAGGAGGACATTCCGCCGAGCCTCATCGACCGGATGATTATCAAGCGGGACGACTTCAAGGGCGCACTCAACGAGGTGAGTCCATCGGCGATGCGGGAGGTGCTGGTCGAACTCCCGAAGATGTCCTGGGACAACGTTGGCGGGCTCAGCGGGCCCAAAGAGCAGGTTCAGGAGGCCGTCGAGTGGCCGATGAACTCCCCGGAGAAGTTCGAACGCATGGGCGTGACGCCGCCGTCCGGAGTGCTGCTGTACGGCCCACCCGGCACCGGCAAGACGCTCATGGCGAAAGCCGTCGCCAACGAGACCGACGCGAACTTCATCTCGGTCCGTGGCCCACAGCTGCTCTCGAAGTGGGTCGGCGAGAGCGAGAAGGCCATCCGACAGACGTTCCGGAAGGCCCGCCAGGTGGCTCCGACCATCATCTTCTTCGACGAACTCGACTCGCTGGCACCGGGTCGGGGCGGCGAGATGGGGTCGAACGTCTCCGAGCGCGTCGTCAATCAGCTCCTGACCGAACTTGACGGGCTGGAAGAGATGGAAGACGTGATGGTCATCGGCGCGACCAACCGGCCGGATATGATCGACCCGGCGCTGATCCGTTCGGGTCGATTCGACCGGCTGGTGATGATCGGCGAGCCCGACGTCGAGGGCCGCGAGCAGATCCTGAAGATCCACACGGACGACACGCCGCTGTCGCCCGACGTGAGCCTGCGCGAACTGGCCGAAGTCAGCGATGGGTTCGTCGGCTCGGACCTCGAATCCATCGCCCGGGAAGCTGCCATTGAGGCACTCCGTGAGGACGACGACGCGGCGGAAGTCGAGATGCGCCACTTCCGGCAGGCGATGGATAGCGTGCGCCCGACGATCACCGACGACATCCGCGAGTACTACGAGCAGATGGAAGAGGAGTTCAGGGGCGGCTCCAGCCCGCAGCGGCAGGCCGGGAGCGGCGGCCGGATCGGCTTCCAGTAA
- a CDS encoding NADP-dependent oxidoreductase yields MSNTNRVYRLAKRPEGTPDHDTFELSEEEIPEPGPGEVLIKTLYLSVDPYMRDRMRDSESYEEPWDVGDPLKGAVVGEVVESNGARFDEGDVVTGELEWAEYATAPGPVLTEVNPELAPISTALGVLGMPGLTAYFGTREVAQPSAGDTFVVTGAAGAVGSVAGQLAKLQGARVVGFAGSDEKVSFLEDDLGFDVGINYKTTDDYRAALDEAAPDGVDAYFDNVGGPITDAVFTRLNTDARVAVCGQISLYNSEEIPMGPRKLTQVIQSRATIEGLLVSDFEPRFEEGTKQLGQWVASGDISYRETVTEGIENAPDAFLGLFEGENIGKQLVQVAER; encoded by the coding sequence ATGTCGAACACTAACCGCGTTTACCGGCTAGCGAAGCGCCCCGAAGGGACCCCCGACCACGACACGTTCGAGCTTTCCGAGGAAGAAATCCCTGAACCGGGGCCCGGCGAGGTGCTCATCAAGACGCTGTACCTCTCTGTCGACCCGTATATGCGCGACCGAATGCGCGACAGCGAATCGTATGAAGAGCCGTGGGACGTAGGCGACCCGCTCAAGGGTGCCGTCGTCGGTGAGGTCGTCGAATCCAACGGCGCACGCTTCGATGAAGGTGACGTCGTCACTGGTGAGCTAGAGTGGGCGGAGTACGCCACGGCACCCGGACCGGTACTCACAGAAGTCAACCCCGAACTCGCACCGATTTCGACGGCGCTCGGCGTTCTGGGGATGCCGGGCCTGACAGCGTACTTCGGCACGCGTGAAGTCGCACAGCCGTCCGCCGGGGATACGTTCGTTGTCACCGGAGCCGCCGGGGCCGTCGGCTCCGTTGCGGGCCAGCTCGCCAAGCTGCAGGGCGCACGCGTCGTCGGCTTTGCCGGCTCCGACGAGAAAGTCTCGTTCCTCGAAGATGATCTGGGCTTCGACGTGGGCATCAACTACAAGACGACCGACGACTACCGGGCCGCACTGGACGAGGCCGCACCGGACGGCGTCGACGCCTACTTCGACAACGTCGGCGGACCGATTACCGACGCGGTGTTCACGCGACTCAACACCGACGCCCGCGTCGCCGTCTGCGGGCAGATCTCGCTGTACAACAGCGAGGAGATACCGATGGGGCCGCGCAAGCTGACACAGGTCATCCAGTCCCGTGCGACCATCGAAGGCCTCCTCGTCTCCGACTTCGAGCCGCGGTTCGAGGAAGGGACGAAGCAGCTCGGTCAGTGGGTCGCTTCTGGCGACATCTCCTATCGAGAGACCGTCACCGAAGGCATCGAGAACGCGCCCGACGCGTTCCTCGGGCTGTTCGAAGGTGAGAACATCGGCAAGCAGCTCGTGCAGGTCGCCGAGCGATAG